The following proteins come from a genomic window of Paenibacillus sp. CAA11:
- the trpS gene encoding tryptophan--tRNA ligase, translated as MKTVFSGVQPSGNLTIGNYLGAIRNFVELQHDYACNFVVVDLHAITVPQDPAALREQSESVASLYVAVGVDPQKANIYMQSHVPQHAELGWLLTTLTSMGELERMTQFKDKSSGKESVGAGLFVYPSLMAADILLFNTDLVPVGEDQKQHLELARDIAGRFNHRYGEFFHIPEGYTPKVGARIMSLDDASKKMSKSNPNEGSRINMLDAPDVIRKKISRATTDSGKEVRYDPAAKPEVSNLISIYSEFSGLSIAEVEQRYEGQMYGPFKKELAEVVVSVLEPIQQRYHEIRKSGEIHEILRQGADRARETAERNLKLIYERMGFIPKA; from the coding sequence ATGAAAACTGTTTTTTCCGGTGTACAGCCAAGCGGTAATTTGACCATTGGCAATTATCTCGGCGCGATCCGCAACTTTGTGGAGCTGCAGCATGACTATGCGTGTAATTTTGTGGTCGTGGATTTGCACGCGATTACGGTTCCGCAGGACCCTGCGGCACTGCGTGAGCAATCCGAATCCGTGGCTTCGCTGTATGTTGCCGTGGGAGTAGACCCTCAGAAAGCGAACATTTATATGCAGTCCCATGTGCCGCAGCATGCAGAGCTAGGCTGGCTGCTGACTACGCTTACCTCGATGGGTGAGCTCGAACGGATGACGCAGTTCAAGGATAAATCCAGTGGGAAAGAATCTGTGGGTGCTGGCTTGTTCGTCTATCCTTCGCTGATGGCAGCAGATATTCTGCTGTTTAACACGGATTTGGTTCCGGTGGGTGAGGATCAGAAGCAGCACCTGGAGCTGGCAAGAGACATTGCAGGAAGATTCAATCATCGCTATGGAGAGTTCTTCCACATCCCAGAGGGCTATACTCCTAAGGTAGGGGCACGGATTATGTCCCTGGATGATGCCTCGAAGAAGATGAGCAAGAGTAATCCGAACGAGGGAAGCCGAATCAACATGTTGGATGCGCCGGACGTGATCCGTAAGAAGATCAGCAGAGCGACCACAGATTCAGGCAAGGAGGTTCGGTATGATCCTGCAGCTAAGCCGGAGGTCAGCAATCTGATCAGTATTTACAGTGAGTTTAGCGGCCTGTCCATTGCTGAGGTGGAGCAGCGTTATGAAGGTCAGATGTACGGTCCGTTCAAGAAGGAGCTGGCTGAAGTGGTTGTTTCCGTGCTTGAACCGATCCAGCAGCGTTATCATGAGATTCGCAAGTCTGGTGAAATTCATGAGATTTTACGGCAGGGTGCTGATCGGGCCCGCGAGACCGCCGAGCGAAATCTCAAGCTTATCTATGAACGAATGGGATTCATTCCAAAAGCATAA
- a CDS encoding aldose 1-epimerase: MKKVTKGQWNGYDTYILHSRELEVTLLPRLGNNVIGIKDLIQQREVLRKPDESDLDFYLQKPYHFGIPLLIPPGRIRKGRFSYAGQTYQFDQNTANDNHIHGLHRTQSWCVSDIEEDEEGCTVTTEFMSSDDPNWMRQFPVPLKIEMTLRLQGASLSQTFKVTHLGDQPAPFGLGLHTWFMIDGEPENWTLHLPVTAKYVSDEQIITTGETAELGNLDALNHGLNLQGTNFDTMLKIGGKQAEALLLRKDGYGLKYSADPEYFKHWVLYTKGEADQYICIEPYTWLPDAPNLNLSHEETGLIELKPQEPIELTLNLELLYPQEKQE; encoded by the coding sequence ATGAAAAAAGTGACCAAAGGCCAATGGAATGGTTACGACACATACATCCTACATAGCCGCGAACTTGAAGTCACGCTGCTGCCCCGCCTCGGCAATAATGTGATCGGAATCAAGGACTTAATTCAGCAACGAGAAGTGCTGCGCAAGCCTGATGAGAGCGATTTGGATTTTTATCTGCAAAAGCCCTACCATTTCGGCATACCTTTGCTCATACCACCAGGAAGAATTCGCAAAGGACGCTTTTCCTACGCTGGACAGACGTATCAATTTGACCAGAATACTGCCAATGACAATCATATTCACGGCCTGCACCGGACTCAGAGCTGGTGCGTAAGTGATATAGAAGAAGATGAAGAAGGGTGTACAGTCACTACGGAATTTATGTCTTCTGACGATCCGAACTGGATGAGACAGTTCCCGGTTCCCCTTAAGATCGAAATGACACTGAGGCTGCAGGGAGCCTCCCTGTCCCAGACCTTTAAGGTGACTCATTTAGGAGATCAGCCGGCTCCATTCGGCCTGGGACTCCACACTTGGTTCATGATTGACGGAGAGCCGGAGAATTGGACCCTCCATCTTCCCGTTACCGCAAAGTACGTCTCTGACGAGCAGATTATTACGACAGGGGAAACCGCTGAGCTCGGGAATTTGGATGCACTTAATCACGGCCTTAATCTTCAAGGTACGAACTTTGATACCATGCTCAAGATTGGTGGCAAGCAGGCGGAAGCTCTGCTGCTCCGCAAGGATGGCTATGGTCTGAAATATTCAGCAGATCCTGAATACTTCAAGCACTGGGTGCTTTATACCAAGGGTGAAGCAGACCAGTATATTTGCATCGAACCCTATACTTGGCTTCCAGACGCTCCTAACTTGAATCTATCCCATGAGGAGACCGGGCTGATTGAGTTAAAGCCGCAAGAGCCTATCGAGCTCACCTTAAATCTTGAGCTTCTATACCCGCAAGAAAAGCAAGAGTAA
- a CDS encoding alpha/beta-type small acid-soluble spore protein, translating into MAGQNQGRGSRSNSLVVPQATAALQQLKFEAAQELGVQIPQDGYYGNYTSRETGSLGGYITKRLVQLAEQQLSGRNL; encoded by the coding sequence ATGGCAGGTCAAAACCAAGGCCGCGGAAGCCGTTCCAATAGCTTGGTCGTTCCTCAAGCGACTGCAGCATTGCAGCAATTGAAATTCGAGGCTGCACAAGAATTGGGCGTGCAAATCCCGCAAGATGGTTACTACGGTAACTACACTTCTCGTGAAACTGGTTCCCTCGGGGGCTACATCACGAAGCGTTTGGTCCAACTGGCTGAGCAACAGCTGTCTGGACGCAACCTGTAA
- a CDS encoding ArsR/SmtB family transcription factor, translating into MTIEQTLLADDVRVRIFKALADGTRLQIIRTLKESGVEMNCGEVGEKCEASKSNASYHFRTLREAGLITVRKEAQTKYIHLNVETFDSYLPGFLSSI; encoded by the coding sequence ATGACTATTGAACAAACATTATTAGCTGATGATGTACGCGTCCGTATTTTTAAAGCACTGGCCGACGGCACCCGATTACAGATTATTCGTACCCTTAAGGAAAGCGGGGTTGAGATGAACTGCGGCGAAGTCGGTGAGAAGTGCGAAGCTTCAAAGTCGAATGCCTCATACCATTTCAGAACATTAAGGGAGGCCGGACTCATAACCGTTCGCAAGGAAGCACAAACGAAATACATACATCTCAACGTAGAGACATTCGACTCATACTTGCCCGGATTTTTAAGCTCGATCTGA
- a CDS encoding MFS transporter, which produces MNRSISLFFIIMFVIGTDTFLISPMLPMLQSEFHVPTSQSGWMVSSYSLGYALFALIAGPLSDLWNRKRIMLLGLLAFAISTGLCAAAFNFWSMNAFRFAAGVSAAFVTPQVWASIPLLVPRAKVLQAMGIATAGLSVAQMLGLPLGSLLAALSWRIPFIVIGCIAVLLAALILFVLPELKTSPASSRTRAVSLFRSYKELFSSQTAAIFGFLAYFIFQFGNFSAFSFLGTWLKADFHLNITEIGLTMLFLGLGNLLGSLGGPYLILRTGRKLGLGIGLTLIAVIYPLLALSHQLWMVKGGLLLIFAICGALFPVLISYLQDLAGAARGTAAALTNTLMYLGTTLGAAAAGTLFSWTGGFLSVTILTSICFLLSSIVFVKLFSAADANRSATMQET; this is translated from the coding sequence ATGAATCGCAGTATTTCTCTATTTTTCATCATCATGTTCGTGATTGGTACCGATACATTTCTTATTTCCCCAATGCTCCCAATGCTTCAAAGTGAATTTCATGTCCCTACGAGCCAATCGGGCTGGATGGTCAGCTCGTACTCGCTCGGATATGCGCTGTTCGCTCTGATTGCCGGTCCGCTCTCCGACCTATGGAATCGCAAACGAATTATGCTCTTAGGCCTACTTGCCTTTGCCATATCTACCGGACTGTGCGCTGCGGCATTTAATTTCTGGTCCATGAATGCCTTCCGGTTTGCAGCCGGCGTTAGCGCCGCTTTTGTGACTCCGCAGGTCTGGGCCTCGATTCCGCTGCTCGTCCCTCGGGCCAAAGTGCTGCAAGCCATGGGCATCGCTACGGCCGGGCTATCTGTCGCACAGATGCTGGGGCTTCCGCTCGGCAGTCTGCTTGCCGCACTGAGCTGGCGTATTCCGTTCATCGTTATCGGCTGCATAGCAGTGCTGCTAGCTGCCCTGATTCTGTTCGTCCTGCCGGAACTGAAGACCTCCCCGGCATCATCACGCACCCGAGCAGTATCCTTATTTCGTTCTTACAAAGAGCTGTTTAGCTCTCAAACTGCGGCCATCTTTGGCTTTCTGGCCTACTTCATTTTTCAGTTTGGCAACTTCTCTGCCTTCTCTTTTCTCGGCACCTGGCTCAAAGCCGACTTCCATTTAAATATTACTGAGATTGGATTAACAATGCTGTTCCTTGGCCTTGGAAATCTCCTTGGCAGCTTGGGCGGCCCTTATCTAATCCTGCGCACAGGACGCAAGCTGGGACTTGGCATCGGGCTGACCCTTATCGCCGTAATTTACCCTTTGCTGGCACTCAGCCACCAGTTATGGATGGTCAAAGGCGGCCTGCTGCTGATCTTCGCAATCTGCGGTGCCTTGTTCCCTGTCCTGATCAGCTATCTTCAAGACCTGGCCGGTGCGGCAAGGGGCACAGCCGCTGCACTGACCAACACCCTAATGTATCTGGGAACCACCCTTGGCGCAGCGGCAGCAGGCACACTGTTCTCTTGGACAGGCGGCTTCTTATCCGTTACAATTCTGACGAGTATCTGCTTTCTTCTCTCAAGCATCGTATTTGTTAAGCTCTTCTCCGCAGCGGATGCAAACCGTTCGGCCACGATGCAAGAAACATAA
- a CDS encoding O-methyltransferase, giving the protein MLNNNQLSLARQVDMVFRELESELSGLTSGTVFIQIRNNVVGKFGIRHNPISGRNGRFAEGDHGLTQEQCSSFRNMAIASLDFKRAWTHGEISYEFALRQQSLIVDATLESNYNMANLMIRYPRTPSSHTYQEMKKDLS; this is encoded by the coding sequence ATGCTGAATAATAATCAACTTTCCCTTGCCAGACAAGTGGATATGGTATTTAGGGAATTGGAATCAGAGCTTTCCGGACTAACCTCGGGTACGGTGTTTATTCAAATCCGCAACAATGTGGTCGGCAAATTTGGAATTAGGCATAATCCAATTTCGGGACGTAACGGCCGATTTGCTGAAGGGGATCATGGGCTGACTCAAGAGCAGTGTTCTTCATTCCGCAACATGGCCATTGCATCCCTGGACTTCAAGAGAGCGTGGACTCATGGAGAGATTAGCTATGAATTTGCACTTCGACAGCAGTCGCTGATCGTGGATGCTACATTGGAGTCGAACTACAATATGGCTAATTTAATGATTCGCTATCCTAGAACACCATCAAGTCATACATACCAAGAAATGAAGAAAGATTTATCCTAG
- a CDS encoding M3 family oligoendopeptidase, with translation MNHLNKPIGLTWDLESIFPGGSESAKLKSFIEALEADIARLDQEIKQASAPSTLEDTKGLDSFINTLQSVYSRMGEASSFIGCLTAQNTQDKKAIQLSDRMTSLGARLESVTAVFENVLRQVDDELFSAWISREDIAPIAFSLTESRDRAKEKLPPEQESLVLDLAVDGYHGWSEHYDTIVGKFGIPYKNDKGEEVILSAGQAANKMHDTDRDVREDIFAKWEATWKELADYGADTLNRLGGFRLKLYAKRGWEDVLKEPLAINRMSRETLDTMWQVITEHKPVFVKYLERKAKLLGVDKLSWADVEAPMGGKEGGKIPYEDAAEVIVKEFNGFSPKMSEFAVDAFNKNWIEAEDRPGKRPGGFCTSLTESKETRIFMTYGGTASNVSTLAHELGHAYHQHVMRDLPVFCQDYAMNVAETASTFAENILSTAQVSAAKDKEEKLALLEEKIQRSVAFFMNIHARFLFETRFYDQRKAGLLSAEDLCELMEEAQKEAFCGALGSYHPHFWLSKLHFYITGVPFYNFPYTFGFLFSSGLFARAQAEGATFAAKYDALLQDTGRMKVEDLAQKHLGVDLTKPDFWREAIALSVADVEQFLEMTEE, from the coding sequence ATGAATCATTTAAATAAACCCATCGGCTTGACCTGGGATTTGGAGTCCATCTTCCCTGGCGGTTCGGAGTCGGCAAAGCTTAAGTCCTTTATCGAAGCTCTTGAAGCGGACATCGCCCGTCTGGACCAGGAAATTAAACAGGCATCGGCACCTTCGACGTTGGAGGATACCAAAGGTCTGGATTCGTTCATTAACACCTTGCAAAGCGTATATTCCCGCATGGGTGAAGCAAGCAGCTTTATCGGTTGTCTGACAGCACAGAATACGCAGGACAAGAAAGCTATTCAGCTATCCGACCGGATGACTTCCTTAGGGGCCCGGTTGGAATCAGTCACAGCCGTATTTGAGAATGTGCTTCGCCAAGTGGATGATGAGTTGTTCAGCGCATGGATCAGCCGTGAAGATATTGCGCCGATTGCTTTTTCCTTGACAGAGAGCCGTGACCGTGCAAAAGAGAAGCTTCCGCCCGAACAAGAGAGCTTGGTTCTGGACCTGGCTGTTGACGGCTACCATGGCTGGAGCGAGCATTATGACACGATTGTGGGCAAGTTCGGTATCCCTTACAAGAATGATAAAGGTGAGGAAGTCATTCTGTCCGCAGGGCAGGCGGCAAATAAGATGCATGATACGGACCGTGATGTTCGTGAAGACATTTTCGCCAAGTGGGAGGCTACCTGGAAGGAGCTTGCTGACTATGGTGCGGATACGCTGAACCGATTGGGCGGCTTCCGTCTGAAGCTCTACGCCAAACGCGGCTGGGAAGATGTGCTGAAGGAGCCACTCGCGATCAACCGTATGTCCCGTGAGACCCTGGACACGATGTGGCAAGTAATTACCGAGCATAAGCCGGTTTTTGTTAAATATTTGGAGCGCAAGGCGAAGCTGCTCGGCGTGGATAAGCTTAGCTGGGCCGATGTTGAGGCGCCAATGGGCGGTAAGGAAGGCGGCAAAATCCCATATGAGGATGCCGCTGAAGTAATCGTGAAGGAATTTAACGGGTTCAGTCCTAAGATGTCTGAGTTTGCCGTAGATGCCTTCAACAAGAACTGGATTGAAGCTGAAGACCGGCCAGGCAAGCGCCCTGGTGGATTCTGCACCTCATTGACGGAAAGCAAGGAGACACGGATCTTCATGACATACGGGGGAACGGCCTCGAACGTTTCTACGCTGGCGCATGAGCTGGGTCATGCCTATCATCAGCATGTCATGAGAGATTTGCCTGTATTCTGTCAAGATTATGCCATGAACGTAGCAGAGACAGCTTCGACCTTTGCTGAGAACATCTTATCCACGGCTCAAGTAAGTGCCGCAAAGGACAAGGAAGAGAAGCTCGCCCTCCTGGAAGAGAAGATCCAACGGAGTGTTGCCTTCTTTATGAATATCCATGCTCGCTTCCTGTTTGAGACTCGATTCTATGATCAGCGTAAGGCCGGGCTTCTTAGCGCCGAAGATCTGTGTGAGCTTATGGAAGAAGCGCAGAAGGAAGCCTTCTGTGGAGCGCTGGGATCTTACCACCCGCATTTTTGGCTGTCTAAGCTGCACTTCTATATTACCGGAGTGCCGTTCTACAACTTCCCTTACACCTTCGGCTTCTTGTTCAGCAGCGGATTATTCGCCCGTGCTCAGGCAGAAGGCGCAACCTTTGCTGCCAAGTATGATGCGCTGCTTCAGGATACAGGCCGTATGAAGGTAGAGGATCTAGCGCAGAAGCATCTGGGCGTTGATTTGACGAAGCCGGATTTCTGGCGTGAGGCCATTGCTTTGTCGGTTGCCGATGTAGAGCAATTTTTGGAAATGACTGAGGAATAG
- a CDS encoding YycC family protein, with translation MRPLQISAETAVKLADKLGVPLEQLMHMPQHILLQKLGELAKEDARQEPPKES, from the coding sequence ATGAGACCGCTGCAGATATCCGCAGAAACTGCCGTCAAATTAGCCGATAAACTCGGTGTCCCCCTAGAACAGCTTATGCATATGCCTCAGCATATCTTGCTGCAAAAACTCGGGGAGCTTGCCAAGGAAGACGCACGCCAGGAGCCTCCCAAGGAATCATGA
- a CDS encoding DUF2225 domain-containing protein encodes MELEPLYSIQITCTVCEETFKSSRVRPSFKRAIKTDSDFCGYYQNENPDYYVVRVCPHCGFASTEHFSQKLSDQKRTEFRKELGGRMVPRDYSGKRSWEMALETYKLALLCAQSIGEKDRILASLLHHIAWLYRYKENREQEQRFLKFSLESYIRVYELEGVSASDAKLMYLIGELNRMTGNFSEAVRWFSRVINDQKITDAAMIRASREQWSVLREQMLQAKHELPEEMK; translated from the coding sequence GTGGAACTAGAGCCACTTTATTCCATCCAGATTACTTGCACAGTTTGTGAGGAGACCTTTAAGAGCTCCCGAGTCCGCCCAAGCTTCAAGAGAGCGATTAAGACAGATTCAGACTTTTGCGGATATTATCAAAATGAAAATCCCGACTACTACGTAGTTAGGGTGTGTCCACACTGCGGCTTTGCTTCAACAGAGCATTTCTCGCAGAAGCTGAGCGATCAAAAACGCACCGAATTCCGCAAGGAGCTTGGCGGCCGAATGGTTCCGCGGGACTATAGCGGAAAGCGGAGCTGGGAGATGGCTCTTGAGACTTACAAGCTGGCACTGCTCTGTGCTCAAAGCATAGGTGAGAAGGATCGAATCCTTGCCAGCCTGCTTCATCATATTGCCTGGCTGTATCGTTATAAGGAGAATCGTGAGCAGGAGCAGCGTTTTCTGAAGTTCAGCCTGGAATCTTACATTCGTGTCTATGAACTTGAAGGCGTGAGTGCAAGCGATGCCAAGCTGATGTATCTCATCGGAGAATTAAACCGGATGACAGGGAACTTCTCCGAGGCCGTCCGCTGGTTCTCCAGAGTGATTAATGACCAGAAGATTACGGATGCCGCGATGATTCGCGCTTCAAGAGAGCAATGGTCTGTTCTTAGGGAACAGATGCTTCAAGCCAAGCATGAGCTTCCTGAGGAGATGAAATAA
- a CDS encoding globin domain-containing protein: MNPEQGQTLYELIGGEAAIRKLVEAFYPRVQQHPLLGPLFPEDITPVMDKQYLFLSQFLGGPSLYSDQYGHPMMRARHMPFPITAERAEAWLFCMGEALTEINISEPLRTTVLQRLSGPAYHFVNTP, translated from the coding sequence ATGAATCCTGAACAGGGACAAACCTTATACGAACTGATCGGTGGAGAAGCTGCCATTCGCAAATTGGTCGAAGCTTTCTATCCAAGAGTACAGCAGCATCCGCTGCTTGGCCCGCTTTTCCCGGAAGATATTACGCCTGTAATGGATAAGCAGTACTTGTTCTTATCGCAATTTCTCGGCGGTCCTTCTCTTTACTCGGATCAATACGGACATCCTATGATGCGTGCGCGCCATATGCCGTTCCCGATCACTGCGGAGCGTGCCGAAGCCTGGCTGTTCTGTATGGGGGAGGCACTGACGGAGATTAATATTTCTGAACCTCTCAGAACGACCGTGCTGCAGCGTCTGTCCGGACCGGCTTATCATTTTGTAAATACACCTTAG
- the ylbJ gene encoding sporulation integral membrane protein YlbJ, whose protein sequence is MSQIKWGNPLMILALFTLCALMAIFPEASWMSAVRGLSIWWDVLFPSLFPFFVISEVLLGLGIVHFLGTLLDPLMKPLFRIPGSGGFVAAMGFAAGYPVSARLTAKLREQKLVSREEGERLVAFTTSSDPIFLIGAVSVGFFHSPQLALILALAHYGGSVIIGLVMRYHGRAAGSSSAADTVSSGEAAKSGRFSFGGALRVMHQARMEDGRDLGELMRQAVSSSLKLMTVVGGLVVFFSVFLELLTASGFIQLLLEGLRRLLPVLGLPEGLASPLIGGTFEVTLGAKSSAAAQVPFMFQAAAAAFILSWGGLSVHAQVASILNSTDLRYAPFLIARFIHAFLSSVIILLLWPLFGAGIVIQSASSLAAVPAWTHNWHAAAGNSAYFYKGLLFLLILSGFAILIQRLFLGKRPGEHK, encoded by the coding sequence ATGTCACAGATAAAATGGGGCAATCCCTTGATGATTTTAGCCCTATTCACCTTATGCGCACTTATGGCCATATTTCCTGAAGCTTCCTGGATGTCGGCCGTGAGGGGCTTATCGATTTGGTGGGATGTTCTCTTCCCTTCGCTATTTCCTTTCTTTGTCATTTCAGAGGTTCTGCTTGGACTAGGTATTGTTCATTTTCTAGGAACCCTTCTTGATCCGCTTATGAAGCCGCTCTTCCGTATTCCGGGAAGCGGAGGGTTTGTAGCAGCTATGGGCTTTGCAGCAGGATACCCAGTCAGCGCCAGGCTGACAGCCAAGCTTCGGGAGCAAAAGCTCGTCAGCCGAGAGGAGGGAGAGCGGCTCGTGGCATTCACCACTTCTTCTGATCCCATTTTTCTGATCGGAGCGGTCTCCGTGGGATTCTTCCACAGCCCTCAGCTTGCTCTTATTCTGGCCCTCGCCCATTATGGCGGCTCTGTGATCATCGGCCTGGTGATGAGATACCACGGCCGTGCAGCTGGTTCGAGCAGCGCAGCAGATACAGTTAGCAGCGGCGAGGCTGCTAAGTCCGGACGATTCTCCTTCGGCGGGGCACTTCGGGTTATGCATCAAGCCAGGATGGAGGATGGCCGCGACCTTGGCGAGCTGATGCGCCAGGCCGTGTCCTCCTCTCTTAAGCTTATGACCGTCGTAGGCGGCCTTGTTGTATTTTTCTCCGTCTTTCTAGAGCTGCTCACAGCCTCCGGATTTATCCAGCTTCTACTTGAAGGCTTAAGGAGGCTTCTTCCAGTGCTCGGTCTGCCGGAAGGGCTCGCTTCACCTTTAATCGGGGGAACCTTTGAGGTTACGCTAGGTGCCAAGTCCTCAGCTGCGGCGCAGGTTCCATTCATGTTCCAGGCCGCCGCTGCCGCCTTTATCCTGTCGTGGGGCGGTCTGTCTGTACATGCTCAGGTAGCTAGCATCTTAAACAGCACCGATCTGCGGTATGCCCCCTTCCTGATCGCAAGATTCATTCATGCCTTCCTGTCTTCTGTAATTATTCTGCTTCTATGGCCGCTGTTCGGGGCTGGTATTGTGATCCAAAGCGCCAGCAGCCTTGCTGCTGTGCCCGCCTGGACTCATAACTGGCATGCTGCCGCAGGAAACTCCGCATATTTTTACAAAGGGCTGCTGTTCTTGCTTATTTTGTCTGGTTTTGCAATCCTCATTCAGCGATTATTTTTGGGGAAACGACCCGGCGAGCACAAATGA
- a CDS encoding NAD kinase: MRYYVLDRGDSLSVDLTEQFHKLAGEHGFELDAESPEIVVSIGGDGTMLHAFHTFIDRIPSIAFVGIHTGHLGFYADWKADEIPELIKLMSGQGGPEAPKPRIVNYPLLDLEIVKKSGTTSYVCLNEFTLKSVDGTIVAQVDINDELFEMFRGDGICVSTPSGSTAYNKSLGGAMMHPTVEALQIAEIASINNRVFRTMGSPLVLPKHHHCDIYSRKEQNLMLTIDHINLPIHDLLSVRCQVARQKISFVRYRPFPFWQRVRNAFLD, translated from the coding sequence TTGAGATACTACGTTCTTGACCGAGGAGATTCGCTCTCTGTTGATCTGACCGAACAATTTCATAAGCTAGCCGGGGAGCACGGGTTTGAGCTTGATGCCGAATCTCCGGAGATTGTTGTGTCCATCGGCGGTGATGGAACGATGCTTCACGCTTTCCATACGTTTATTGACCGCATTCCGTCCATAGCCTTTGTGGGAATACATACTGGACACCTGGGATTCTACGCCGACTGGAAGGCTGACGAAATCCCCGAGCTGATCAAACTGATGAGCGGACAAGGCGGACCTGAAGCACCGAAGCCGCGCATTGTGAACTATCCCTTGCTTGATTTGGAGATTGTAAAGAAATCGGGCACGACTTCGTATGTATGCCTAAATGAGTTCACACTAAAAAGCGTGGATGGCACCATAGTCGCTCAAGTAGACATCAATGATGAGCTGTTCGAGATGTTCCGCGGCGATGGGATCTGTGTGTCTACGCCTTCCGGCAGCACCGCGTATAACAAAAGCCTTGGAGGGGCCATGATGCACCCGACCGTCGAAGCTCTGCAAATCGCCGAAATTGCCTCCATTAATAATCGCGTATTCCGGACGATGGGTTCGCCGCTTGTACTGCCCAAGCACCATCACTGCGATATTTATTCACGCAAAGAACAAAATCTGATGCTGACTATAGATCACATCAATCTGCCTATCCATGACCTGCTGTCTGTCCGCTGCCAGGTCGCTCGGCAGAAGATCAGCTTTGTCAGATACCGTCCGTTCCCCTTCTGGCAGCGGGTACGGAACGCCTTCTTGGATTAA
- a CDS encoding YutD family protein has translation MIQVNGKHYEVVKDYKNGWNPEAFKQRYSDVLERYDYIIGDWGYNQLRLKGFYKDTHPKATRDTAVSGITDYINEYCNFGCAYFVLQKVKEASSKETDKESGGKTVQQDQSKNPASADPARESGPRKNQGKEGQGKEALVKEPVRDQDKNMSKERPASVNTEDAKVSEKNKTVPE, from the coding sequence GTGATTCAAGTTAACGGGAAGCATTATGAAGTCGTCAAGGATTATAAGAACGGCTGGAATCCCGAAGCCTTCAAACAGCGATACAGCGATGTGCTGGAGCGGTACGATTATATCATCGGAGACTGGGGGTATAACCAGCTCCGGTTAAAGGGGTTCTATAAAGATACTCACCCGAAGGCAACGCGAGATACAGCGGTTTCGGGGATTACCGATTACATCAACGAATACTGCAACTTTGGCTGTGCTTACTTTGTTCTCCAGAAGGTCAAGGAGGCGTCCAGCAAGGAGACCGACAAGGAGAGCGGCGGTAAGACGGTCCAGCAGGATCAGAGCAAGAATCCAGCTTCTGCTGACCCGGCCCGTGAGTCTGGCCCAAGAAAGAATCAGGGCAAGGAAGGGCAAGGGAAGGAAGCACTGGTCAAAGAGCCGGTCCGTGATCAGGACAAGAATATGAGCAAAGAGCGCCCAGCGTCTGTAAATACGGAAGATGCGAAGGTGTCTGAGAAAAACAAAACGGTTCCCGAATAA